Within the Candidatus Cloacimonadota bacterium genome, the region AAACTTAAAGAAACTACAGAAAACTTGAGACTATCATACAATCCCTGCCAATCTTGTTTAGCCACATAACGAGAAAAAAGAGGTAGAACCGCCACACCAGCTGCTATTCCAAAAATTCCCATAGGAAGCTGCATCAGCCGATTTCCATAACCAAGAGCTGCTATACTTCCAGTTACCAGAAGTGATGCTAAGATCATATCAGCGATAAGATTGATCTGGCGAACAGCAATTCCAATGGCTCCAGGAATCAATCTTTGCCAGACATCTTTCAATGCTTCATTTTGTCTTCTCAAATTTAGTTTTAAGGAATATCCTAATTTTTTTAGAAGTGGAAAATTGATGATCGTCTGCAATATTCCACCAATCAGCACTCCAAATGACCAGACAAAAACTTTTTCCTGCATTGTTGAAGTATCATTAATGAGAACAAAAAAACCTAAACAACCGATCATTCCGAGATTTAAAAAGGCGGAGGAAAGACCCGGAATAAAGAAAATATCATGCGAGTTTAAGATAGAAATAAGAGTGGATGAAAGCCCGATCAGAAAAAGATACGGAAATAGAATTCGAGTTAATTTTACGGTTAGTTGTTGAGTTTCAGCATCCAACCCAGGCGCGATGACCTTTACCAGGATCGGAGCCAGTAGAATTCCCATAATGCACAAAATAACCAGGAAAGCTGTAAGAAGTGATAACACATTTAAAGCAAATTTAATCTGAAATTCTCGGCTTTTATTCACTCCCATTTCTGTATAAATCGGTACAAAAGCAGCAGAAAGGGCTCCTTCTCCAAAAAGCCTGCGTAGAAAATTGGGAATTTGAAAAGCAACTCGGAAAGCATCTGCAACTGCAGAAGTTCCGAAAAATCCTGTCATCATGATGTCGCGGATCAATCCCAAAATACGACTGATAAAAACAGCCAATGACATCGAACCTGCATTTTTTGCTAATTTCCTATTACTCATCTCTCCTCACATCTTTTGAACTAAATTTGAATTATACTGTACGATTGTAAACAGAATTGTTAGAAATTTATTTTTTTGTGATTTACCTACCTCTATGTTTTCTTTTTTTTTCGCGTAGTTTCATTTGACATCGAAACCTTTCCAATTAGTTTGTCTTTCGCAGATCATAAAAGCTTCATAGATGGGGGTGTCCTGGTTTCGACAGGGATAAAGGGGATTGCTGATGCATGCCGAGGAGATTACCTACTCGCTAAAAAGGTGATATCAAACTTAAACGCAAACGATAACTTTGCACTAGCAGCTTAGTTCTGCTACGGTCCTGAAAAGTTTTGCCGTCAGGCTTTCAGAAGACCGCCATAAATAACGGCTATAAATGGCAGATGTCTGTAATGTCGTTCGAAAACAAACAGGCTGGTTGAAAAGATGGGTTTGATTGTTTTCCTGCTTTTCGACGAGATCAAAAACAACTAAGCATGTAGGTTCGGCTTTTGACTTATCTTTGGACGCGGGTTCGATTCCCGCCACCTCCACCAGTCTTCGCATGAAGCGGAGCGGAAAGAGAAGACTGACGCGCCGTAATGGAATGAAGGCGATCTGAAAATCCATAGAATAATGATGAACCCGCTCCAAGACTACGACTCGGCAGGCCAAATATGCAGGAATGGTATTATGTCTACATTTTAGAATCAGTTCTTCAACCTGGAAATTATTATACCGGACAAACCAGTAACCTAACATCAAGATTAGCCAAACATAATGAAGGCGGTTGTCCTCATACTGCAAAATTGCGACCATGGCGTATCAAGAATTTCTTTGCTTTCGATTCCAAACAGAAAGCCATTTCTTTTGAGAAATATTTGAAATCAGGTTCCGGCAGAGAATTTGCCAGAAGACATTTCTGAGCGGAGCGGAAAACTTCACGCTTCATACTCTACGCCCAGACCGACACAAATTATAAATTTCTTGCTTTTTATTTCTTCCTTGCAAATTTCGTAATTGTATTTTTATTAAAATTTAAAAAAAGAAAATATGTGCCTGCCAGACACCAGATGGTATCACACACAAGAAGTTACAGCTTGATGAAGAGAAAAAGAGAATTCTTCTGAGACCGCTTAATCAGGAATATGATGTTATTGTTTTAGAAGAATACGAGCTTGAGACATTCAGGATACTCGGTGAGATGGCTTTATTGTTTAGGGTGGTTTGATTTATGATTGTTAAACATTTAAATTTCAATAGTAGCGTTTTAACTATATTTGATTTAGTAGGTGATGATGAAACTGCACTTACAAAAGCCCTTGCTTTTATATTCAGTAAGGATCGCAATGTTTTATTCAAATTTTTAAGAGCTATCGGAATCCGCATTTCTAATACAGAGAATAACTTCAAGAACACACTGATTCAAATTGAAAATAAAAGGGATGAAGGTCGTACAGATCTTGAAATAAGTAATGCCAATATATTTCACCTT harbors:
- the murJ gene encoding murein biosynthesis integral membrane protein MurJ, which produces MSNRKLAKNAGSMSLAVFISRILGLIRDIMMTGFFGTSAVADAFRVAFQIPNFLRRLFGEGALSAAFVPIYTEMGVNKSREFQIKFALNVLSLLTAFLVILCIMGILLAPILVKVIAPGLDAETQQLTVKLTRILFPYLFLIGLSSTLISILNSHDIFFIPGLSSAFLNLGMIGCLGFFVLINDTSTMQEKVFVWSFGVLIGGILQTIINFPLLKKLGYSLKLNLRRQNEALKDVWQRLIPGAIGIAVRQINLIADMILASLLVTGSIAALGYGNRLMQLPMGIFGIAAGVAVLPLFSRYVAKQDWQGLYDSLKFSVVSLSFIMLPVTAIIAGLGKDLIRLLFMRGQFNLHSLEMTYSALLFYSLGIFFYSMNRLIIPVFYANKDTKTPVKVSAVIVLINIILNIIFMQFLEHAGLALATSVSAAVQFIMLKDLMRKKIGLIHFPKVGKEIWKLFFISLIIYAVLFVANYFLIASNVLELIVKLILLSIISLVIMLVGSDLLNVRYSKQIKARIKRKLLKK
- a CDS encoding GIY-YIG nuclease family protein, which produces MQEWYYVYILESVLQPGNYYTGQTSNLTSRLAKHNEGGCPHTAKLRPWRIKNFFAFDSKQKAISFEKYLKSGSGREFARRHF